A window of Sphingobium herbicidovorans contains these coding sequences:
- a CDS encoding UrcA family protein, whose product MTRKTMVALAAAMTFALPASALALSNDMDVIVDGRSGTETRSITVSVADLNLASSRGARLADSRINRAAKEVCGWMNGSIQQPTREFRNCYGAALDDARGDLDALAQAQRQG is encoded by the coding sequence ATGACTAGAAAGACGATGGTGGCGCTCGCCGCCGCGATGACCTTCGCCCTACCCGCCTCGGCCTTGGCGCTCAGCAACGACATGGATGTGATCGTCGATGGCCGTTCAGGCACCGAGACGCGCAGCATCACCGTGTCGGTGGCCGATCTCAACCTGGCCAGCAGCCGTGGCGCACGCCTGGCCGATTCGCGCATCAATCGCGCCGCCAAGGAAGTGTGCGGTTGGATGAACGGTTCAATCCAACAGCCGACCCGCGAATTCCGCAACTGCTACGGTGCTGCGCTCGACGACGCGCGCGGCGACCTTGACGCACTTGCGCAGGCACAACGCCAAGGCTGA
- a CDS encoding NAD(P)/FAD-dependent oxidoreductase, whose protein sequence is MPDIDENVDVAIIGAGPAGLTAAYLLTKKGYSVTVIEKDPTYVGGISRTVELNGFRFDIGGHRFFSKSKEVVDLWNEILPDDFIQRPRMSRIYYEGKFYSYPLRAFEALWNLGVWRSTLCMASFAKARLMPNRNVRSFQDWTVNAFGHKLFSIFFKTYTEKVWGMPCDEMSADWAAQRIKGLSLWGAVMDGLKRSLGLNKRPNDGMETKTLLESFRYPRLGPGMMWEAARDSVVAGGNKVLMAHSLKQIARDDTTGQWQMIAQSPDGDVLLKAAHVISSAPMRELAGRIHPLPATLGNAMELKYRDFLTVALMIRSDDLFPDNWIYIHDPKVQVGRIQNFRSWSPEMVPDPALACVGLEYFCFEGDGLWSASDDELIALAKREMAILGLCDPNDVVGGAVVRQEKAYPVYDDDYAANVLAMRSELEELYPSLHLVGRNGMHRYNNQDHAMMTAMLTVRNIEAGQRLFDTWAVNEDAEYHEAGEGGEEAMDQKAALGSLRLVPSRLKAA, encoded by the coding sequence ATGCCGGATATCGACGAGAATGTGGACGTCGCCATCATCGGCGCAGGTCCAGCGGGGCTGACTGCCGCCTATCTCCTCACGAAGAAGGGCTATTCGGTCACCGTCATCGAAAAAGACCCCACCTATGTGGGCGGTATCAGCCGCACGGTTGAACTAAACGGCTTCCGCTTCGACATTGGTGGGCATCGGTTCTTTTCCAAATCGAAAGAGGTGGTCGATCTCTGGAACGAGATTCTGCCCGACGATTTCATCCAGCGGCCGCGCATGAGCCGCATATATTATGAAGGCAAATTCTACAGCTACCCGCTGCGTGCGTTCGAGGCGCTGTGGAACCTGGGCGTGTGGCGCTCGACGCTCTGCATGGCGAGTTTCGCCAAAGCCCGGCTGATGCCCAATCGCAACGTCCGCTCTTTCCAGGATTGGACGGTGAACGCCTTCGGGCACAAGCTATTCTCTATTTTCTTCAAGACCTACACCGAAAAGGTGTGGGGCATGCCCTGCGATGAAATGTCCGCCGACTGGGCCGCCCAGCGGATCAAGGGCCTATCGCTTTGGGGCGCGGTGATGGATGGATTGAAGCGGTCGCTGGGCCTTAACAAACGGCCCAATGACGGCATGGAAACGAAGACGCTGCTGGAAAGCTTTCGCTATCCGCGCCTTGGCCCCGGCATGATGTGGGAGGCCGCGCGCGATTCGGTGGTGGCGGGCGGCAACAAGGTGCTGATGGCGCACAGCCTGAAGCAGATTGCACGCGACGACACGACCGGCCAGTGGCAGATGATCGCCCAAAGCCCGGACGGCGACGTGCTGCTGAAGGCCGCACATGTCATCAGTTCCGCGCCCATGCGCGAGCTGGCTGGCCGCATCCATCCCCTGCCCGCGACACTGGGTAATGCGATGGAGCTTAAATATCGCGACTTCCTGACCGTGGCGCTGATGATCCGGTCTGACGACCTGTTTCCCGACAACTGGATCTACATCCATGATCCCAAGGTGCAGGTCGGCCGCATCCAGAATTTCCGCAGCTGGTCCCCGGAAATGGTGCCCGATCCGGCGCTTGCCTGCGTGGGCCTTGAATATTTCTGCTTCGAAGGGGACGGCCTCTGGTCAGCCAGCGATGATGAACTGATCGCCCTTGCCAAGCGCGAGATGGCCATATTGGGCCTTTGCGACCCCAATGACGTTGTCGGTGGCGCAGTGGTTCGTCAGGAAAAGGCCTATCCCGTCTATGACGATGACTATGCAGCCAATGTGCTGGCGATGCGGAGCGAACTGGAAGAACTTTATCCCAGTCTGCACCTGGTCGGCCGCAACGGCATGCATCGCTACAATAATCAGGATCATGCAATGATGACGGCGATGCTGACGGTGCGCAACATCGAAGCAGGCCAGCGCCTGTTCGACACATGGGCCGTCAATGAAGACGCCGAATATCATGAGGCGGGCGAAGGGGGCGAGGAAGCCATGGACCAGAAGGCCGCGCTCGGCAGCCTGCGCCTGGTGCCCAGCCGTCTGAAGGCCGCGTAA
- a CDS encoding GtrA family protein: protein MASFRIGSLAGAITARFTFIRYLLASLCALSGDMLLFLALLRMDVPPAAAAAVGYIGGLLLHWMISVRFVFTSTRRPTHGQRLGFAVSAAVGLGITTGLVSALGVAGLAPALAKLLAIPVSFLTVYAIRKYGVFAVA, encoded by the coding sequence ATGGCATCTTTCCGCATCGGCAGCCTAGCCGGCGCGATCACCGCGCGCTTCACTTTCATACGTTACCTGCTGGCAAGCCTGTGCGCCTTGTCGGGCGACATGCTGTTGTTCCTGGCGCTGCTGAGGATGGACGTGCCGCCTGCCGCTGCGGCGGCGGTCGGCTATATCGGTGGGCTTTTGCTCCATTGGATGATCAGCGTGCGCTTCGTCTTCACCTCGACCCGGCGGCCCACGCACGGGCAGCGGCTGGGCTTCGCGGTGAGCGCTGCGGTTGGTCTGGGCATCACTACCGGGCTAGTCAGCGCGCTCGGCGTTGCGGGGCTTGCGCCAGCCCTTGCCAAACTCCTTGCCATTCCGGTGAGTTTCCTGACGGTTTATGCGATCCGGAAATATGGCGTCTTCGCTGTTGCCTGA
- the msrB gene encoding peptide-methionine (R)-S-oxide reductase MsrB — protein MTRRHLLLNGALCGVAALAFWRLGVEDAEAAYPFALTDTQWRSRLSPLAYQVLRKHATERPFTSPLNKEHRAGTFKCAGCAHPLFASKTKFDSGTGWPSFWASLPRAVGTSRDFALGYPRTEVHCARCGGHLGHVFDDGPQPTGKRYCMNGVALSFAAA, from the coding sequence ATGACCCGGCGGCATCTTCTTCTGAACGGCGCCCTTTGCGGTGTGGCCGCGCTGGCTTTCTGGCGGCTGGGCGTGGAAGACGCCGAGGCGGCCTATCCTTTCGCGCTTACCGACACACAATGGCGCAGCCGGCTCAGCCCGCTCGCCTATCAGGTGCTGCGGAAACATGCGACGGAACGACCTTTTACCAGTCCGCTGAACAAGGAACACCGCGCAGGTACATTCAAATGCGCGGGCTGTGCGCATCCTCTCTTCGCATCAAAGACGAAATTCGATAGCGGCACTGGATGGCCCAGCTTCTGGGCGTCCCTGCCACGCGCCGTCGGAACGTCGCGCGACTTTGCCCTGGGCTACCCCAGGACGGAGGTGCATTGCGCCCGCTGTGGCGGTCATCTTGGCCATGTATTCGACGATGGCCCGCAACCGACCGGCAAGCGCTATTGCATGAATGGCGTCGCGCTCAGTTTTGCCGCAGCCTGA
- a CDS encoding ABC transporter permease — MSEVLRAALVIARRDFSAVIFSKTFILFLLGPLFPVVIGMAFGGLGEKITRESLRPTVGMSMTAPDAARMERAHRILAARIGAENLPNLQRAPTGDPRALLARRDARFMAIVSGSVERPILTGKASDLAMLERDISLLASAAVAGDQLPHVQVEKQLVSASAGAEAQSRLLTGRAAQVLVFLLTMLLAGMVLSNLVEEKTNKVIEILAAAVPIDSVFLGKLLAMLGMSFVGIGFWGSAIVAGVKLLAGPDIAPPTPAVGWPIFLLLGAVYFTMAYALLGSLFLGIGAQAATVREVQTLNMPVTMAQMGVFFFATYAVDHMGSAPEVAAIIFPFSSPFAMIARAAQDAAIWPHLLAIGWQAIWVAVIIRLGVWLFRRHVLKSGRSSRRRLFRRRSAMVK; from the coding sequence ATGAGCGAGGTTCTGCGCGCCGCTCTGGTCATTGCCCGGCGGGATTTTTCCGCCGTCATCTTTTCAAAGACATTCATCCTCTTTTTGTTGGGGCCGCTGTTTCCTGTCGTCATCGGCATGGCGTTCGGCGGGTTGGGAGAGAAGATCACGCGGGAAAGCCTGCGTCCCACGGTCGGCATGTCCATGACCGCGCCGGACGCCGCCCGGATGGAACGGGCGCATCGCATTCTTGCCGCGCGCATCGGCGCTGAAAATCTCCCGAATCTCCAGCGCGCGCCGACGGGCGATCCGCGCGCGTTGCTGGCGCGCCGCGACGCACGGTTCATGGCGATCGTTTCGGGCAGCGTGGAACGACCGATACTGACCGGCAAAGCGAGCGATCTTGCCATGCTGGAGCGCGACATAAGCCTGCTTGCGAGCGCCGCTGTCGCGGGTGATCAACTGCCCCATGTGCAGGTTGAAAAGCAGCTCGTCTCCGCCAGCGCGGGCGCGGAGGCGCAGTCACGCCTGCTGACCGGGCGGGCGGCGCAAGTGCTGGTTTTCCTGCTCACCATGCTGTTGGCGGGGATGGTCCTATCCAACCTGGTGGAGGAAAAGACCAACAAGGTCATTGAAATCCTGGCCGCTGCCGTGCCGATCGATTCGGTGTTTCTGGGCAAGTTGCTGGCCATGCTGGGGATGAGCTTCGTCGGCATCGGTTTTTGGGGAAGCGCGATCGTCGCGGGCGTCAAGCTGCTGGCTGGTCCGGATATCGCGCCGCCCACCCCTGCGGTGGGCTGGCCGATATTCCTGTTGCTGGGCGCGGTCTATTTCACCATGGCCTATGCGCTGCTCGGCTCGCTGTTCCTGGGCATCGGCGCTCAGGCCGCGACGGTGCGGGAAGTGCAGACGCTCAACATGCCCGTCACCATGGCGCAGATGGGCGTATTTTTCTTCGCGACCTATGCCGTCGATCATATGGGCTCCGCGCCCGAAGTGGCTGCGATCATCTTTCCCTTCTCCTCGCCCTTCGCCATGATCGCGCGGGCGGCGCAGGACGCGGCGATCTGGCCACACCTGCTCGCGATCGGCTGGCAGGCGATCTGGGTCGCGGTCATCATCCGCCTTGGCGTATGGCTGTTTCGCCGCCATGTGCTGAAGTCGGGCCGGTCCAGTCGCCGCAGGCTGTTCAGGCGGCGCTCAGCCATGGTAAAGTAG
- a CDS encoding ABC transporter ATP-binding protein gives MIGSAPAPSPTYAVEGHGLVKTFGNFRAVDGIDIAVPAGSIYGILGPNGAGKTTLLRTLLGIIDPDEGHRSLLGDDVPLRQARIIGYLPEERGLYPSMKAAEAIAFMGALRGLPLKIGRERARAMLIEHGMGASVDKPIRQLSKGMAQTVQLFGTIIHEPRLIVLDEPFSGLDAINQGKLELLIRDQARRGVTILFSTHVIAHAERLCERIAIVAGGRIRFEGSVSEARDQLRPKVRLRTRASDGGWRRALPPETLAADGAWHFDLPDEGIEPLLRALLDGHAGIESLSIERPGLHDAFVAIAGDAAARQMQDVEEEGAA, from the coding sequence ATGATCGGTAGTGCTCCGGCTCCTTCCCCGACCTATGCCGTCGAAGGCCATGGTCTTGTCAAGACATTCGGCAATTTCCGGGCGGTCGATGGTATCGATATCGCGGTGCCTGCGGGGTCGATCTATGGCATTCTGGGTCCCAATGGCGCGGGCAAGACCACCTTGCTCCGCACGCTGCTTGGCATCATCGATCCTGATGAGGGGCATCGCAGCTTGCTGGGCGACGATGTCCCGCTGCGCCAGGCGCGCATCATTGGCTACTTGCCCGAGGAGCGCGGCCTCTATCCCTCGATGAAAGCGGCCGAAGCCATCGCGTTCATGGGCGCATTGCGCGGCTTGCCGCTGAAAATAGGGCGGGAACGCGCCCGGGCGATGCTCATCGAGCACGGTATGGGCGCGTCCGTCGACAAACCGATCCGCCAGCTGTCGAAGGGCATGGCGCAAACCGTGCAATTATTCGGCACCATCATCCACGAACCCCGGCTGATCGTATTGGACGAGCCTTTTTCCGGGCTCGACGCCATCAATCAGGGCAAGCTGGAGCTGTTGATCCGCGATCAGGCGCGGCGGGGCGTCACAATCCTGTTTTCCACCCATGTCATCGCGCATGCCGAACGGTTGTGCGAACGCATCGCCATCGTCGCTGGCGGTCGCATCCGCTTCGAAGGATCGGTAAGCGAGGCGCGCGATCAGTTGCGCCCGAAGGTCAGGCTGCGCACGCGGGCGAGCGATGGCGGCTGGCGTCGCGCCTTGCCGCCCGAAACATTGGCCGCCGATGGAGCGTGGCATTTTGACTTGCCTGATGAGGGCATTGAGCCGCTGCTTCGCGCCTTGCTGGATGGCCATGCCGGTATTGAAAGCCTGTCGATCGAACGGCCAGGATTGCACGACGCCTTCGTCGCCATCGCAGGAGATGCCGCCGCCCGGCAGATGCAAGATGTGGAAGAGGAAGGCGCTGCATGA
- the queG gene encoding tRNA epoxyqueuosine(34) reductase QueG: MPTQTETLEQRLKAQAQRLGFAACAIARADAAPEAGQRLRQWLDAGRHGDMLWMEDRAEQRASPRGLWPDVRSVIMLGMSYAPGRDPLKLADVSDRGRISVYAQGRDYHDVVKKGLKILARWLVEQQESALKVFVDTAPVMEKPLAAAAGLGWQGKHSNLVSRDHGSWLFLGAIYSEIALEPDAPAVDHCGSCNACQTACPTDAFPAPYVVDARRCISYLTIEHKGPIPEEFRVGIGNRIYGCDDCLAVCPWNKFADAAAANKAFIGRAELAAPELDDLLALDDAGFREIFSGSPIKRIGRDRMVRNAAIAAGNSGEPRLIARLQPLLADGDTVVAEAAAWAIGKLSAKEAI, from the coding sequence ATGCCAACGCAAACTGAAACCTTGGAACAACGCCTGAAGGCGCAGGCGCAGCGGCTGGGCTTTGCCGCTTGCGCCATTGCGCGCGCCGACGCGGCGCCAGAGGCGGGGCAAAGGCTGCGGCAGTGGCTGGATGCGGGCCGCCATGGCGACATGCTGTGGATGGAGGACCGAGCCGAACAGCGCGCTTCGCCCAGGGGGCTGTGGCCCGATGTGCGCAGCGTCATCATGCTGGGTATGAGCTATGCGCCCGGCCGCGATCCACTGAAGCTGGCGGATGTGAGCGATCGGGGGCGGATTTCGGTCTATGCGCAGGGGCGCGACTATCATGACGTCGTCAAGAAGGGCCTGAAGATTCTGGCGCGCTGGCTTGTGGAGCAGCAGGAAAGCGCACTCAAGGTTTTCGTCGATACAGCGCCAGTGATGGAAAAGCCGCTTGCCGCGGCGGCTGGCCTCGGCTGGCAGGGCAAGCATAGCAATCTGGTCAGCCGCGATCATGGCAGTTGGCTGTTTCTGGGGGCCATTTACAGCGAGATCGCGCTGGAGCCGGACGCGCCGGCAGTGGACCATTGCGGCAGTTGCAATGCCTGCCAGACGGCTTGCCCCACCGACGCCTTTCCCGCCCCCTATGTGGTCGATGCACGGCGGTGCATTTCCTACCTTACCATCGAGCATAAGGGGCCGATACCGGAGGAGTTTAGGGTAGGAATCGGCAACCGCATCTATGGCTGCGACGATTGCCTGGCGGTCTGCCCCTGGAACAAGTTTGCCGATGCGGCAGCAGCCAACAAGGCGTTCATTGGGCGGGCAGAGCTGGCCGCGCCGGAACTGGACGACCTGCTTGCGCTGGATGATGCGGGGTTTCGCGAGATTTTCTCAGGCTCTCCGATCAAGCGGATCGGACGGGACCGCATGGTGCGCAACGCGGCGATCGCTGCCGGAAATAGCGGGGAACCGAGGCTGATCGCGCGGTTGCAGCCCTTGCTGGCCGACGGCGACACGGTCGTCGCGGAAGCAGCGGCCTGGGCGATCGGAAAGCTGTCCGCTAAGGAAGCTATTTAG
- a CDS encoding EI24 domain-containing protein produces the protein MGISAVLRAFPAIFHPAALRLLGKTLLLTLLVFAMAGLGVWTAVHGVRLYFGWGGGGFAEAAATVIAVVAFAWLLFRTIAMAAMNLFADDIIVAVERASYPDAAAIAHSLGVGASVRLALASVVRTVGWNLLALPAYLLLLVTGVGTIGLFLALNAYLLGRDLADMVEPRHAGLPPIAPLRRWLMGLVSTFLFLIPFINLLAPIWSAAMAVHMLHGAKSKSR, from the coding sequence ATGGGGATCTCAGCCGTCCTTCGCGCATTTCCAGCAATCTTCCATCCTGCAGCCCTGCGCCTGCTGGGCAAGACATTGCTGCTGACGCTGCTGGTTTTCGCCATGGCGGGGCTTGGCGTCTGGACGGCCGTGCATGGCGTTCGCCTGTATTTCGGCTGGGGTGGAGGCGGTTTCGCCGAAGCGGCGGCCACGGTTATCGCTGTGGTTGCCTTCGCCTGGCTGCTCTTTCGCACCATCGCCATGGCGGCCATGAACCTGTTTGCCGACGACATCATCGTCGCGGTTGAACGGGCCAGCTATCCCGACGCAGCGGCAATCGCGCATTCCCTGGGCGTGGGGGCCAGCGTGCGGCTTGCGCTCGCATCGGTCGTCCGCACGGTTGGCTGGAACCTGCTTGCCTTGCCAGCCTATCTGCTCCTGCTCGTTACCGGAGTCGGCACGATCGGGCTGTTCCTGGCGCTTAACGCCTATCTGTTGGGCCGCGACCTTGCCGACATGGTGGAGCCGCGCCATGCCGGTCTGCCGCCGATAGCTCCCCTCCGCCGGTGGCTCATGGGCCTCGTCTCGACGTTTCTGTTCCTGATACCCTTCATCAACCTGCTTGCGCCGATCTGGAGCGCGGCTATGGCGGTGCACATGCTGCACGGCGCCAAAAGCAAGTCACGATGA
- a CDS encoding adenosine kinase, with product MTAAAPSLDVVAIGNAIVDVLAPSDDAFLAEHALTKGGMQLIDAETAESLYADMAAGKEVSGGSAANTLAGLAAFGKRCGFIGQVCDDQLGEVFAHDVRALGIRYDTPAAKGDIPTARCLILVTPDAQRTMNTFLGASQFLPETALDLELIRSASILYLEGYLWDPEQPRAAMRAAIDAARGAGRKVAFTLSDGFVIERHRADFVELIEQGQIDILFSNEHEIQALAQVDDFDRAVATFSGKVPVLVSTRSEKGAIAVVDGLRYEVTAAPVAQIVDTTGAGDLFAAGFLAGHLEGLDVHHCLELGAAAAAEVISHWGARPEQDLQALRAKLFG from the coding sequence GTGACCGCTGCTGCTCCCTCGTTAGATGTTGTCGCGATCGGCAACGCCATCGTCGATGTGCTCGCGCCGAGCGATGATGCGTTTCTGGCCGAACACGCGCTGACCAAGGGCGGCATGCAGTTGATCGACGCCGAAACCGCCGAGAGCCTTTATGCCGACATGGCCGCTGGCAAGGAAGTCAGCGGCGGATCGGCGGCCAATACCCTTGCCGGGCTGGCGGCATTTGGAAAGCGCTGCGGCTTCATCGGCCAGGTGTGCGACGATCAGTTGGGCGAGGTATTCGCCCATGATGTGCGGGCGCTGGGCATCCGCTATGACACGCCAGCGGCGAAGGGGGATATACCCACCGCACGCTGCCTGATCCTGGTGACGCCGGACGCGCAGCGGACGATGAACACGTTTCTTGGCGCGTCGCAGTTCCTTCCCGAAACCGCGCTGGACCTGGAGCTGATCCGGTCAGCTTCGATCCTCTATCTTGAAGGCTATCTGTGGGACCCCGAACAGCCGCGCGCGGCGATGCGCGCCGCTATCGACGCGGCACGCGGGGCTGGCCGCAAAGTCGCCTTCACCCTGTCGGATGGGTTTGTGATCGAACGGCATCGGGCCGATTTCGTCGAGCTGATCGAACAGGGACAGATCGACATCCTCTTTTCCAATGAGCATGAAATCCAGGCGCTGGCGCAGGTCGATGATTTTGATCGGGCAGTCGCAACCTTCTCGGGCAAGGTGCCGGTGCTGGTCTCGACGCGCAGCGAAAAGGGCGCGATCGCGGTGGTGGACGGCCTTCGCTACGAAGTAACCGCGGCCCCGGTCGCGCAGATCGTCGATACGACCGGTGCGGGAGACCTGTTCGCAGCCGGGTTCCTGGCCGGGCATCTCGAAGGGCTGGACGTGCATCATTGTCTGGAACTGGGGGCAGCCGCAGCGGCCGAAGTGATTTCCCACTGGGGCGCACGGCCTGAGCAGGATCTGCAGGCGCTTCGAGCCAAATTGTTCGGCTGA
- a CDS encoding lipopolysaccharide biosynthesis protein, producing MRQGDPDTLPAEQASSSQQDDIAALAKGGRTNVFGFLLRLAARLPFLFIAGRWYGADALGRFAYAVLVVEFVAQLATLGLKRGLAGALAQTERPHNHVVTDAMLVTMIAALFGSALLVAFPQAMFPNSGINGLDRLLALIVIAVAGSDVALAACAYRFDIGATVRARSIIEPWAISIGAFAFSFYSTRDGLILSYVLSMVAALVASIIPMTRHYGIPYGWRPDGGRLWRLARRNLPLAAADGVEWGSRRLDLAILGLFVSPAVVGIYYVAQQVASLPQKLKTSFDPILGPVITRNLAEGNLTAIAKQVSQVGFWIIAAQAGIALALGIPGEAVMGLVGPHFVGGTGALAFLLLAEVVAATAVVSESALVYIARHRNLMISLCMIGLQAALSFGLIMLARRFGLSPMAIAAAPALALSIALGAGALVKARLLSHLLGAKVNAWRWPLLSACGVACIVGAAFVALPREYEWVELVFGVATILGVYGFVIWRWGFGPEDRALFRRQKAVA from the coding sequence ATGCGACAGGGGGACCCAGATACTTTGCCGGCTGAGCAGGCTTCCTCCTCGCAACAGGACGATATCGCCGCCCTGGCCAAGGGCGGGCGGACCAATGTGTTTGGTTTCCTCCTGCGCCTTGCCGCGCGATTGCCGTTCCTGTTCATCGCCGGCCGCTGGTATGGGGCGGACGCGCTGGGCCGCTTTGCCTATGCCGTTCTGGTGGTCGAATTCGTCGCGCAACTGGCGACATTAGGGCTGAAACGTGGCCTTGCCGGGGCGCTTGCGCAGACGGAACGGCCGCATAACCATGTCGTAACCGATGCGATGCTGGTCACCATGATAGCCGCGCTTTTCGGTAGCGCCCTGCTGGTCGCCTTTCCGCAGGCGATGTTTCCCAACAGTGGCATCAACGGCCTTGATCGGCTGCTCGCACTGATCGTCATTGCGGTTGCGGGCTCCGACGTAGCCTTGGCTGCCTGCGCCTACCGTTTCGATATCGGCGCGACGGTCCGTGCACGGTCGATCATAGAGCCTTGGGCCATCAGCATCGGCGCCTTTGCCTTTTCATTTTATTCGACGCGAGACGGGCTGATCCTGTCCTATGTCCTGTCCATGGTCGCGGCCCTGGTCGCCTCGATCATCCCCATGACCCGGCACTATGGCATACCCTATGGCTGGCGGCCCGACGGCGGCAGGCTCTGGCGCCTTGCTCGCCGCAACCTGCCGCTTGCAGCAGCCGATGGCGTTGAATGGGGATCGCGCCGACTTGATCTCGCGATACTCGGCCTGTTTGTCAGCCCGGCGGTGGTGGGCATATATTATGTTGCGCAGCAGGTCGCCTCTCTGCCGCAAAAGCTCAAAACCAGTTTCGACCCCATCCTTGGCCCGGTCATCACGCGCAACCTTGCGGAAGGCAATCTGACGGCGATTGCGAAGCAGGTCAGCCAGGTCGGCTTCTGGATCATCGCCGCGCAGGCCGGCATCGCCTTGGCGCTCGGCATCCCCGGCGAAGCGGTCATGGGTCTGGTCGGCCCCCATTTTGTCGGCGGCACTGGAGCGCTGGCCTTCCTTTTGCTGGCTGAAGTCGTCGCGGCCACGGCGGTCGTCAGCGAATCCGCGCTCGTCTACATCGCGCGCCACCGCAATCTCATGATCTCTCTGTGCATGATCGGTCTGCAGGCGGCGCTCAGCTTCGGACTTATCATGCTGGCGCGCCGTTTCGGCCTGTCGCCGATGGCGATTGCGGCGGCCCCCGCGCTGGCGCTCAGCATTGCGCTGGGCGCGGGCGCGCTGGTCAAGGCGCGGCTTCTCTCCCATCTGCTGGGCGCGAAGGTGAATGCCTGGCGCTGGCCGCTGCTCAGCGCCTGCGGCGTCGCCTGTATCGTTGGAGCGGCCTTCGTCGCCTTGCCCCGCGAATATGAATGGGTCGAACTGGTCTTTGGCGTCGCCACGATCCTGGGCGTTTATGGCTTTGTCATCTGGCGCTGGGGCTTCGGGCCGGAAGACCGCGCGCTATTCCGGCGACAGAAGGCGGTGGCCTGA
- a CDS encoding NAD(P)H-dependent glycerol-3-phosphate dehydrogenase: protein MKAGVIGAGAWGTALAQTLSSQGDDVLLWALEPEVVDAVNRDRLNPLYLPGIPLGPAVRATGDMAEMEDRDLLLIVSPAQHLRAVVAGLPSGLPLILCSKGIEAGTSLLMSEVAQQAQPKSPIAVLSGPTFAHEVARGLPTAITLACADADLGRQIAARIARPAFRPYLSDDVVGAEIGGAVKNVLAIACGVAEGAGLGLNARASLISRGFAEMTRFGLARGARAETLSGLSGLGDLVLTCSSTNSRNFSLGKGLGEGRPSAELLANRRTVAEGAFTAPVLRDAARAAMVEMPVVEAVCALLEDAAPLGHVIDALLARPLRPE from the coding sequence ATGAAGGCGGGCGTGATCGGTGCTGGCGCATGGGGAACCGCGCTGGCGCAAACCCTTTCGTCGCAGGGCGACGATGTCCTCCTGTGGGCGCTCGAGCCCGAAGTGGTGGACGCGGTCAATCGCGATCGCCTCAACCCCCTTTACCTTCCCGGCATCCCGCTAGGCCCTGCCGTGCGCGCCACCGGCGACATGGCGGAAATGGAAGACCGCGACCTGCTGCTGATCGTCAGCCCCGCCCAGCATTTGCGGGCTGTCGTGGCGGGACTCCCCTCGGGCCTTCCGCTGATCCTCTGCTCCAAGGGGATAGAGGCCGGGACAAGCCTGCTCATGTCGGAAGTGGCGCAGCAGGCGCAGCCCAAATCCCCCATCGCGGTGCTGTCAGGCCCCACTTTCGCGCATGAAGTGGCAAGGGGCCTGCCGACCGCCATCACCCTCGCCTGTGCAGACGCCGACCTTGGACGCCAGATCGCGGCGCGCATCGCCCGGCCCGCCTTTCGTCCTTATCTGTCCGACGATGTGGTCGGCGCGGAAATTGGCGGCGCGGTGAAGAATGTCCTGGCGATCGCCTGCGGCGTCGCGGAAGGGGCCGGCCTTGGCCTCAACGCCCGTGCCTCGCTCATCAGCCGGGGCTTTGCCGAAATGACGCGTTTTGGTCTCGCGCGGGGCGCGCGCGCGGAAACGCTGTCGGGGCTTTCGGGCCTCGGCGACCTCGTTCTTACCTGTTCCTCGACCAATTCGCGCAACTTCTCGCTCGGCAAGGGGCTGGGGGAGGGGCGTCCGTCCGCCGAACTGCTCGCCAACCGCCGCACCGTGGCCGAAGGCGCTTTCACCGCCCCGGTCCTGCGTGATGCGGCGCGCGCCGCCATGGTCGAAATGCCCGTGGTTGAAGCTGTCTGCGCCCTGCTCGAAGATGCAGCGCCGCTTGGCCATGTCATCGACGCTCTGCTCGCCCGCCCGTTGCGGCCGGAATAA